In Solanum lycopersicum chromosome 5, SLM_r2.1, the following are encoded in one genomic region:
- the LOC101257372 gene encoding uncharacterized protein, giving the protein MAVSCALSMNVGVLPRELLSPFPQSLTSTSLKRRRTHFTVSAKLGGGEGDVKKDEKKKFITKEQEPEQYWQSAGEKAGENPMMTPLPYIIIFGMSTPFVILAIAFANGWIKVPIR; this is encoded by the exons ATGGCTGTGTCTTGTGCACTTAGCATGAACGTTGGAGTTTTACCAAGAGAACTTCTTTCACCTTTTCCACAATCTCTCACTTCAACCTCATTGAAAAGAAGGAGAACTCATTTCACAGTTTCAGCAAAATTAG GAGGAGGAGAGGGTGATGTAAAGAAAGATGAGAAGAAGAAATTCATTACTAAAGAACAAGAACCTGAACA GTATTGGCAATCAGCAGGAGAAAAAGCAGGGGAGAACCCTATGATGACACCACTTCCCTATATAATCATATTTGGAATGTCAACACCTTTTGTGATCTTGGCAATTGCTTTTGCAAACGGTTGGATAAAGGTTCCAATAAGatga
- the LOC138348778 gene encoding uncharacterized protein: MKAWRAKEKAVEILRGKPRDSYRKLPSYLYMVKHTNPGFLKAAYRGTILTACTQDAAGKILPFSFCLVDSENDASWKWFLKRIRETYGTREGMSIVSDRHESILNATSIVYPVVPHCVTPSTEYLYTVFDCGKRHAVNMRERICTCRRFHMDVMPFPVYPIPDESIWEIPLDVIADIVLPPKGKIRPGRPQKILTQKSGESRRKKSRITCGLCGQQDHNRQTYRNIPQEA, translated from the exons ATGAAGGCATGGAGGGCAAAAGAAAAGGCAGTAGAGATATTAAGAGGTAAACCAAGAGATTCATATAGAAAGTTGCCAAGTTACTTGTACATGGTGAAGCACACGAATCCTGG CTTCTTAAAAGCAGCATACAGGGGTACAATTTTGACAGCTTGCACACAAGATGCAGCAG GTAAAATACTCCCATTCAGCTTTTGCTTAGTCGATTCAGAGAACGATGCATCATGGAAATGGTTTTTGAAAAGGATCCGAGAGACCTATGGCACAAGAGAAGGTATGAGTATCGTATCTGATAGGCATGAAAGCATTCTGAACGCCACTTCCATTGTGTATCCAGTGGTGCCTCATTGT gTAACTCCATCAACAGAATATTTATATACAGTTTTTGATTGTGGAAAACGACATGCGGTCAATATGCGTGAAAGGATATGCACGTGTAGGCGATTTCACATGGATGTTATGCCAT TTCCAGTTTATCCTATTCCTGATGAGAGTATATGGGAAATTCCTCTGGATGTCATAGCAGATATTGTGCTACCACCCAAAGGAAAAATCAGACCTGGCAGGCCACAAAAGATACTGACACAAAAATCTGGTGAATCAAGGCGAAAGAAATCAAGAATTACATGTGGATTGTGTGGACAACAAGATCACAATAGGCAAACATACCGAAATATTCCACAAGAAGCTTAG